The DNA segment GTTCGGCGGTGAGTTCGTTAACGGAGGCCGTGAGGCCGCGGTTGGCCGCCGCGCAATCAGCCTGTTTGGCCTGCCCTTCGGCAAACCAGGTGCGAAGGTTCATATATTTATAGACAACGTACGCGCCCACCGCGTTGCCAATCAACGACAACACGAGCAGCACTACAAGAGCGGTATTCATGCCCTTTCTCCCACCGGTTGTTACGGTCATAAGTCAGGTCCTTTCGTTGGAGCCGAAAGAATTCGCGCCATATGATGGTACATTTATCGGGTTCGGTCAAGTTTCCTCCATGCCAACGTCGGTCACGCTGGAACAACCGCCCCGGACCCGTGGTTTCTCAAACATCGATCTGTTCAGTCTTTGTACATTGTCACGACAAACCGGTGCCGTGCACCAGGAGACCATAAATGACCCGATTGTACTTTGCGTTCGTCATACTGCTGTCGGCCACCGGCCCCGCGATTGCGGTCGCTGCGGACAGCGCACAGCAGACTTCCCCAGGAAATACGGAGAACTCACCCATGAAGACCGCCACGTATACATCCATTCCTTTCGAGACAATCACCGGCGAAAAGACCAGTCTCGATGCTTACCGTGGGAAAGTGATTCTGATAGTCAACACCGCAAGCAAGTGCGGGTATACGCCACAGTATGACGGTTTGGAGAGGCTTTACCGTGAATACAAGGATTCCGGTTTGGTTGTAATCGGATTTCCGGCCAACAACTTCGGCGCCCAGGAACCGGGGACGAACGAGCAGATCATCGAGTTCTGTCAGACGACATTTGACGTGACGTTTCCGATGATGGCCAAGGTGAGCGTGAAGGGCGACGACAAGCACCCGCTCTTCAAGTACTTAACCGAGGAGTCTTCGTTGCCGGGAGAAATCGCCTGGAATTTCAACAAGTTCCTTCTCGACCGCGACGGCTGCCTTATAGCGCGGTATGAATCCAAAGTGACGCCGCAAAGTGACGAGTTGGTGGAGAAAGTCAGAGAGCTGATTCGAAAAGAAGGGTAGGCAGTCTCACCGAGAAGGGTATTGGTTGCCGAAATGCCGTAGACGTGTCATTGGGCGAGGTGACCTGATGACGTCATCTGTATCCTGTTTGTTGCTTATTCAGCCGGGCACGTCCCACCGGCCTATACGTTGCGCCCTGTCGCAGCGGACTCGTCATGCCACACGGTAAATGCCTCGCGCAGAGCCGGCTCCGGTCGGCGATAGGCATGGATGTAATGATGCGCCAGCAATTGGGTCGACAGAATCCCCACAAAAGACATGTTATCCTTGAAAGACAGGTGCTTCCCTGCCGACCGTCGGCATTTCGCCACCAATCGCTCGACACTGGGCGCATGGAACAGACCCGTCTTTTCCAGCGCTTCTCGCGAGAGCAGTTCCGCGACATATGCCGGCGAGTCATCCTGCACAAAGCAGTTTGAATCCGGCGCCATGTACGGCTGTTTTACGCGTTTCGTGATTTCGGGCGGAAGCTCTCGCGCCATCGCCTTCTTGAGCACGTATTTTTCGTTCAGGCCGAAGATCTTGTAACCGGGCGGAATCGTGGCGGCAAATTCCGCGACGCGGTGATCCAGAAACGGATACCGCCCCTCGATGGAATTCCCGGCGCACACCCGGTCTCCCTGCGACGACAACAGATAGCCCGACAGCAGCGAGCGTGCCTCGAGATACTGCGCTTTCGCGAGGTGGTGCCAGCGGTCGAACCCGTCCGGCAGATCCGATTGAAACGCCCGAAGGGCGTCGTGATCGTCCACAGCCGCTTTCACGTCGCCGCTGAAGAAGTCCTTGATCTTGGTGGTCGTACTGATACGGGGCAAATGCGAGAAACAGTACGTGTCCGGCTGGTCGAGCCCGATCTTGTAAAACTGTTCGAGGTAGAACCCCGCCTGCGGCCCCTGGCCGGGAAGAGTCGGGTAGAGCTTTCGAAGCAGCGCGGGCCGCCACTTGGAGTCGGGATTTTTCGCCCAGAAGGCGCGGATGATCGTTTCCTTGAACAAATCGTATCCCGCCAGCATTTCATCGGAGCCTTCGCCGGTCAGCACGACCTTGAAATCGGTCCGTCGTACCAGGTCCGACAGCAGATACAAAGGCGTCGGCGCCGTGCGCACGACCGGCCGCTCGGTGTGCCAGATCACCCGGGGAAATGCCTCGGCAATCGAGCGATAGGTCGCACAGACGGTGTGATGATTGGTTCCCAGATACTCCGCCATTTGATTCTGATATGCGGATTCGTCAAACGCCTTGTCATCAAACGTCACCGAGAAAGTCTCGATCCGGTTCGGCGTGAAATGCTTCACCAGTGCGGTCGTGACGGATGAATCCAGTCCGCCCGACAAGTAGGCCCCCACCGGGACGTCGGCACGCAGTTGCAGCCGGACGGCATCGACCAGCAGCGCATGAAGCTCTTCGGCGTACGAATCCACAGGCCGGGAGTAGTCAAACGTGGTCGGAAACAGCATCGACCAGTACCGTCCGGTCCGAAGCTTGCCGTGCTCGATTTCGAGCGAGCAACCGGCTTCGAGTTCGTTGATATTTTCGAACAAGGTTCGCGGCGGTGCGGAGGTCCACCAGGTGAACGTTTCGTCCAGTCCTTTCAAATCAAACCGTCGCGGCACGTTCGGATCGCAAAAGATCGCCTTGATCTCCGACGCGAAGTAGAAGCGGCCGTCGCAGACGGTGTAGAACATCGGGCGGATGCCCAGACGATCACGCGCGGCGAAGATTTTTGCATTGCGCTTGTCGTAAATGACGAACGCAAACTGGCCGTTGAAGTGCTGCACGCAGTCGGTCCCGTATTCCTCGTACGCATGCACGATTACTTCGGTATCCGAATGGGTGCGGAAGCGGTGGCCGCGTCGTTCCAGTTCGGGTCGGAGCTCGAGGTAATTGAAGATTTCGCCGTTGAAGGTCACCCACACCGAGCCGTCTTCGTTGCACAGCGGCTGCGAGCCGCCGGACAAATCGATAATCGACAGCCGGGCCTGCCCGAGCGCACAGCGGTTGTCGAAGTAGGCGCCGAATTCATCGGGCCCGCGATGCTTGATCGCGTTGACCATGCGGGCGATCAATTCGTGATCGGGCGCGGCCGGTTCGGTCATCTGGAAGTAGCCGGCTATTCCGCACATGATGTCATTCGTCACGCCCCGGCGGGATCGGTTCTATACCACACCCGACGCGTGCTGTTCCTTCAAAAGCAGTTTGTTCACTTTGCCGGATTGCAGTTTTGGCAGGCTGTCGACAAAGACCACGAAACGGGGGATCTTGTGAACGGCCAGCGTTTTCTGGCAGTGCGTCTGGATATCTTTTTCGCTGAGCGTACCGCCGTTTTTCGTGACAATGACGGCCTTAATCGCTTCGCCGAGGATGTTGTCGGGAACGCCGAAGACGGCAACCTCGGCGACCCTTTCGTGCTCCAGAATGCGCTCCTCGACTTCCTTGGCGCTCACCCGGTTGCCGCCCGATTTGATAATCTCCCGGCGTCGGCCGGTGATGAAGTAATAGCCGTCCTCGTCTTTGCGTGCCAAATCACCGGTATACAGCTTGCCGCCCTTGAGTACCTGGGCTGTCTCCTCGGGCTGTTTGAAATATCCCATCATCACGTTGGGGCCGCTGACGACCAGTTCGCCGGTCTGGTTGACCGGGACCGGCATGCCTGACTCGTCGAGAATCTCCACGGTGACGCCGGGCACTTCGACACCGATCGATCCAAGTTTGTCAACCAGGCGCTCGGGCGGAAGCCAGGTCACGCGTGGAGCGGCCTCGGTCTGGCCGTACATGATGAAAATCTCCTTGTGACCGAAGGCGTCGATAAGCTGACGGATCACCTCGGGCGCCATGGCGCCGCCTGCCTGTGTGAAATAGCGAAGGTGCTCGAGTTTTCGCTTCACGAAGGATGAGCCGTTGAGCAGGATCATGAAATGCGAGGGGACCCCGGAGAATCCGGTGGCCTGATGCTCCTCCATCGCATCTAGTACGACTTCGGGATACATGAAGCGGTTGTCGATAATCAGCGACCCGCCGCACGCCACGTGGGTCAGCAGCAACGAATTGCCGTAGATATAGTAGAACGGCAGGATGACCATGACAGAGTCCCGCTCCGTCAGCCGGAGGTACTCCACGGTGGCGAGCGTATTGGACACGAGATTGCCATGCGAGAGCATCACGCCCTTGGACACGCCGGTGCTGCCCGACGTGTAGAAAATCGCGGCAAGGTCGTGGCGACCGCTCTCGGCGAACGCCGACTCGTCCGGCGCATCGGGCAGAGGAATCGTATCGGCGCTTGCGATAATGTCGCCGATCGTTTCGCCGGGAATCCAGTCGATCACGCCGGAAAGCGGCTTGTCGGAGAAAAGATGTCGCACCGACTCGTTGCCCTCGACGATTTTAGCCAGATGCCTCCGAAAGCGCCCCTGTACGAACAGGACGACAGCCTCGGAGTCCTTGATGATGTCGTTGAGTTTGTCGGGGGCCAGCGACGTATCAAGCGGAACCGCGACATGACCGGCCTGAAAAACGGCGAAAAACGAAATCAGGTACTCGATCGAGTTCTCGAACAAAAGCGCAATGTGGCTGCGCTCGGGCAGGCCCAGGGAACGAATCCGCTCGGACAGTGCACAGGATCGCTGCCACCACTGGCCGAACGTGAGGCGCTCGCCCGAGGCGATCGCCGCCGTGTGCCCGGGACGGGCAGCGGCGGCCCGTGTTAACAGGTCGGCGACGTTCATGTGTTTCGTCGTGGGAACCGGCGGCTTTTCAGACCCGCTCATACTCTCACTGTGTGAAGCGACCATCTCAGGCGCGCCGGACGACGGACACGCCCCGTGACTGTTCGTCTCAGTTCATCGTGACGCCGCCGGCAGCGAGGCCGCTATCCGACGGCTCGCATCGTTTCTCAGCTCTTCTTGCGCTGGATAAAGGCAACCAGGTTTGCCACCGAATCCAGGTTGGCGGGCAGCATCTCGTCGTCGTCCACCGTGACGCCGTATTTCTCCTCGAGAAAAGTCGTCAGTTCCAGCACCCCGGTAGAGTCGATAATGCCATGCTCCATAAAGGAGTCAGTGTCCTCGAATTTCTCGGACTCATCGCCGAAGAAATACGTCTCGTAAATGAAGGCGCGAATTTCCTGCCGCACCGTCGCCTGATCTATTGCAGCCATGATTCTGTCCGTTCTTTCCAATGGTTCTATCCGTTACGCCACCGTGGTCGGTGATCATCATTTCGCCTCAAGCGGCGCGAGCCGCAGATACTCGGTAGCGGTTATCTTGCGCTGGATATTGGCGTATCCTTTTTCGGCCTGATCGGTACCGATGCCGAGCACCCGGGCGGCTTCGGCTGCCGGTACGCCGGTCTCCATGGCATGCCACAGCATGTCCATCGTGTAGAAGTCGAGCCCGAAAAAGAACTCTTCCTGGGTGACTTCGGCGCTGTAGGTATCGGTAGTCGGGGTTCGTTTGATGATCCCCTGCGGCACGCCCAGGTATTCGGCCAGTTGATAGACCTGGATCTTAAACAGGTGAGCAATCGGTTTGAGATCCGCGCCGCCGTCGCCGTACTTCACGAAAAACCCCTGCATATGCTCGTCTTTGTTGCCCGTTCCCACGACCGCCCAGTTGCGCTTTTCGGCGTGGTAGTAAAGGGTGGTCATACGAAGGCGCTGTTTGAGATTCGAGGCCGCAACGATCTGCAGGTACGCCTCCAGCGGCAGCCGCTTCGTCTTCTCGCCTGCCTTGTTGGCGATAGTCAGGTTGAAGAAGTTGAAGCTCTCTTTTTCAAGGATGTTGGACGGGATGGTGATTTTCGACGTGTACGTGTCGTCGAATTCGGGAAAGACGCTTTTGACCGCCTCGTCGCGCCGCTGATAGCAGCCCAGACCGGCCAGCCCGGCTGAGATATTCTCTTTAATCGTTTCGAAACCGAAGGTGGCGGCCAGTTCACGGGCCAATCGCTCGCTTTCGGGCGAGGAATCGGTCTCGGGCATCATGATTCCGACCACGCGTTTCGGACCAAGCGCCCGGGCGGCAAGCGCGGCGCACACCGATGAGTCGATGCCGCCGGATATTCCCACCACGGCGCCGGTTTTCTTGAGGTCCCTGCGGATCTGCTCGCGCAATGTCTGACACAGTTGATCGGCAACCTTCGCGGCGTCGATCCGTAGACTGTCTTTCGTGAAAGCCAACGCGTCACTCCTTATTCTCGGTTACTGCAATTCCACGTGCTGAACAGGAAACGGGGCATACCAGTCCGCCCCGTGGGGCGCCTTGCGGCCGGCTGTCCCGTCCGTGGGGCGCTTAGTCGATTGTATCGGCAGCCGGGCAAATCCCCTGAGCCGCTGTGACACAAAGAGTTTGGCTCGCCGGAAGGCAGGGCGCCCCCGACCGGATCCCACTCAATCATGTACCGGGTTACTCCCCAAATCGCTGCCGCCGGGCATGCCAATAGTACGTCGAACCCCCGAAAAAGCAATACTTTTCTGGACCCGGTGCCGACATACCCTTACAGGGAATCGCGGCCCGGTCCGGGGCTCCTTTTGACGTTGGATCATGACGTGAGAAGACCTATATTTTCCACGGGCAATCCGGCATTCGTCAGCCCCCGCAGGAACTTCCTGTTCGTCGGATGTTACAAGGTACAAACCGGCCGGGGTAGCCGGAAGTGCCCGGAAAAACCGCGCTTTTATCAAATAGTACAGACAGGACGGGACGGTTATGGACCTGACCAAGATCGATAAAGCACTCGATATCCGCGAATTGATGGGCATGGCGTGGCGCCGCAAGTGGCTGATCGTTATCCCGCTGATCCTCGTGGCCGCCGTGGCCTTCGGCAGCTCGTACCTGATCACGCCCGCGTACGAGGCGGCGACCATCATTCAGATCGATGCCGCCGTGTCGCTGACGCGAGAATTGGAAGCCATTGTCGGCGAGCAGGAGGGCCTTCGCCGTATGGGCAACAGCGAACGCCGCGAGAAACTCCAGGCCATTTTCAACGAAATCACTTCCCGCGCATACACGACCATTCTCAACGAGCGGCTTCGCCTCGAGCGGGTACCGATGATCGCGGAAGAGGCCCGGAAGATCGTGTCCTCGCGGCCCAACATGCCGATCGCCGATGCGCAGTCACGCGCCCTGCAGTCCTTACTGAAGGAGTCGGTCACCGTAGACTGGGCGGCCGGCGACCAGATCATGATCCGGGTCGAGGCAACCGATCCTCTGATGGCCCGCGACATTTCCAACACCCTCGGAGAAATCTACATCGGCGAGATGGTGAAACAAGAGCTGTATCAGATCCGGTCGTCGCAGGACTTCTCCGATATCCAGCTCGAAAAATATGAAAAGGAACTTCGGGATAAGACCGCCGAACGTACCAACCTCGAAAAGGAATACATGGCGATCCAGCTCGATGAGTCGATCACGTCGGAGTCCAACCGGTCGGAGATCACCGGAGAGATAGACAGGTCCTCGCGTGAGATGGAGAACCTTCGCGACGATGAAAAGCAGATACTCAACCGCCTCGCCGCAGCGGGTTTGAACAATTCGAAGATCGAACTCAAAAGCTCCGAGAAGAAGGATGAGCTCGAGCAGGACCTGAAATCGCAGCTTCGGCAGGTCGGCGACCTGATGATCCGCTATACCTGGTCCGACCCGCAGGTCATCAATTTCAAACTGAAACTGAACGGCCTGATCTCATCGATCGAGACCGAGAACCGTCGCCTGGTCAACGACCAGTTCGCGGACCAGAGCCAGGAAGTGCGCGACCAGCTGACACAGCTGTTTAACGTTCGCTCATCGCTTGATTATCTCTATTCGAAGAATCCGTATCTCCAGTCGGCGCTGGACGAACTGACCTCCAAAATGAACCTCATCCCGGAGTATGAGGCCCGCCTGGCGCAGTTGGAACGCGAAGTCGCCGCCAAGACCGATATTCGCGATCGGTTCAAGAGGCAGCAGGAAAGCTCGACCATTTCGCAGGCGCTTGTGCAGGACATGTCGTCATCCAAATACCGGGTGGTGGAACCCGCCAAGGCCGCGCTGTCGCCGTTCAAACCGGACCGCAAGCAAATCCTCCTGATGGGAATCATGCTCGGCCTGGTGGTGGGGGGCGCGGTTGCCGTGCTGGTCGAGCTGCTCGACAACTCGTTCAAGAAGGTCGAGGATGTTGAGGAAGCGCTGGACCTGCCGGTGTTCGGCGTGACCCCGCGCATGGATTTCCTGAAGAAGATGCCGTCTTAAGTCGACGGCGGAGCGCCCGATGGGCCGCGGAGTGCCTGGTTGGCCCGCGAGATGAGGGCCATGAAGAAGGAGGCCAGGAAACCAGCCTGTCCACCGAACAACCAACCCGCCTCAATCAGCGTTGAGACCAACAGCAGCAGACCAATCGCATAAAGGGCGGACGCGGTCGCTGTCATCGTCTTGTCCCTCGTTTTCTTCCATACCCGGCGAGCGATACCGAATTGCGTTGCGAACATACCGACAACGACGCCGGCGCCAATAAGTCCCGTTTCGGCCAGATAGTGCAGCGTCATGTTGTGGGCGGACAACCCGGAGATGTACATGGTGTACGGGTTGAATCGGGCCCCCGGATAGACATCGCCGTAGTGCTGGAACATCGCCGGCCCCATGCCCAGCACGGGATGGTCCAGAAAGGCCTCCATCGCCCGTTCCCACAGTTGTACGCGGAGAAGCAGGGTGCCGGTCGGTTCGAACCGCACCAGCGAGTCGAAACGCTCATAGACGCCGAGCAGCAGCGTCGGCTTCACCGCCACCAGCACCAGAGGGAGCACCGCCGCCAGGACCGCGAGTGAACCGATTCGGCGCGCCACCGAAGCGCTGACCGTAACATCATCGATCTGCGAAGAGCTCGTCGAGCGACTCTTACGACTCCGCCACCAACCGACGAGCAGCACGAACCCAGCCGCCAGCACGCCGAAGCCGATCGGAGCCCGACTCTGGGTACCGACGAGGGCGCCGAGCACGACGAGACTGCCCAGAAGGTAGGACAACCTCCAGCGCGGCGACCACACGGCGAAGCTTACCCCGACAGGCAAAGCAAGCATGCTCAACTCGTCAAGAATGCGAAGACTGAATCCGAATGAGCGTGCAATGCCGCCACTGGCTATGAACGGCACCAGCGCTATAAGCGAATGCGCCACACCGAGCCAGAAAAAAGCCTGGAGCAAACGGGTGGGCGATACGTGACGCGAGAGCCGGTAAGCGCCGAGGAACGCGCCAAGAAGGAACACCACACGGGCCAGCGGTCGAATAACTCGCTCGGGTGCGTACCCGAAGATTCCGGAAACACAGAGGACGACCACGAACGCAATGTACCACCACGCGATCACCGGCATCCGGCGCGGGGGACGGTCCGACAGGGTCACATCCAGGAACGCAGCCACGATCAGGATCAACGCGCTGATATCGAGCAGAATGAGCGGTACCGACTCAACCACAATGAACAGCAAATAGCAGCAGAAAACGAACTGGTAGAGCGCCCAGCGCGGATTGGTCACCAGAGCAAGGCCGACCGGAGTCGCGACTAGCACGGCTGCCAGGGAGGCGCGGTTGATCATCCAGAACACGAGCGCGGCAAGGACAAACACGAACACCGCCAGCAGCACAAGCAGTCCCATCCGGGATGGGGCGATGACGTGATCGGACCCCACTGACAAGCCCTCGGTCTTCATGCCGCCAAAGATACGTGCTAACCTCGGTTTGGTCAACGAATGGCGAGAGGCGGTTGTTCACCGCTGTTAGCGGACCGGGAGGGTGATCGTTACGGTCGTCCCTTTGTTCAGTTCGCTGTCGATCGCAATCCGGCCCCCGTGTTCCTGAATCACCCGGTTGGCGGTCCCGAGCCCCGAACCCATGCGTACCCGCTCCCCGGTCGCCTGGAAGCTTTTGTGCACTCTACGATGATGCCGGCAATTGTCGTCACACCGCACTCGGAACGCGCCCGGTCGCCGGAGCAGAGTGGTTAGCCCATGCGTTTCATCGCCGCCCTCACCGCCACCAGACGCACTCTCCGGAGATTAAAACCGGAGAACCGACAGCGCACGGAATCATCGAACCAGATGTCGACGCTTGGATCGGATATTGACATCACGATCCAGATTCTGTAATTTGACTCCG comes from the Candidatus Zixiibacteriota bacterium genome and includes:
- a CDS encoding ATP-binding protein; amino-acid sequence: MRCDDNCRHHRRVHKSFQATGERVRMGSGLGTANRVIQEHGGRIAIDSELNKGTTVTITLPVR
- a CDS encoding Wzz/FepE/Etk N-terminal domain-containing protein; translation: MDLTKIDKALDIRELMGMAWRRKWLIVIPLILVAAVAFGSSYLITPAYEAATIIQIDAAVSLTRELEAIVGEQEGLRRMGNSERREKLQAIFNEITSRAYTTILNERLRLERVPMIAEEARKIVSSRPNMPIADAQSRALQSLLKESVTVDWAAGDQIMIRVEATDPLMARDISNTLGEIYIGEMVKQELYQIRSSQDFSDIQLEKYEKELRDKTAERTNLEKEYMAIQLDESITSESNRSEITGEIDRSSREMENLRDDEKQILNRLAAAGLNNSKIELKSSEKKDELEQDLKSQLRQVGDLMIRYTWSDPQVINFKLKLNGLISSIETENRRLVNDQFADQSQEVRDQLTQLFNVRSSLDYLYSKNPYLQSALDELTSKMNLIPEYEARLAQLEREVAAKTDIRDRFKRQQESSTISQALVQDMSSSKYRVVEPAKAALSPFKPDRKQILLMGIMLGLVVGGAVAVLVELLDNSFKKVEDVEEALDLPVFGVTPRMDFLKKMPS
- a CDS encoding O-antigen ligase family protein codes for the protein MKTEGLSVGSDHVIAPSRMGLLVLLAVFVFVLAALVFWMINRASLAAVLVATPVGLALVTNPRWALYQFVFCCYLLFIVVESVPLILLDISALILIVAAFLDVTLSDRPPRRMPVIAWWYIAFVVVLCVSGIFGYAPERVIRPLARVVFLLGAFLGAYRLSRHVSPTRLLQAFFWLGVAHSLIALVPFIASGGIARSFGFSLRILDELSMLALPVGVSFAVWSPRWRLSYLLGSLVVLGALVGTQSRAPIGFGVLAAGFVLLVGWWRSRKSRSTSSSQIDDVTVSASVARRIGSLAVLAAVLPLVLVAVKPTLLLGVYERFDSLVRFEPTGTLLLRVQLWERAMEAFLDHPVLGMGPAMFQHYGDVYPGARFNPYTMYISGLSAHNMTLHYLAETGLIGAGVVVGMFATQFGIARRVWKKTRDKTMTATASALYAIGLLLLVSTLIEAGWLFGGQAGFLASFFMALISRANQALRGPSGAPPST
- a CDS encoding acyl carrier protein; this translates as MAAIDQATVRQEIRAFIYETYFFGDESEKFEDTDSFMEHGIIDSTGVLELTTFLEEKYGVTVDDDEMLPANLDSVANLVAFIQRKKS
- the asnB gene encoding asparagine synthase (glutamine-hydrolyzing), giving the protein MCGIAGYFQMTEPAAPDHELIARMVNAIKHRGPDEFGAYFDNRCALGQARLSIIDLSGGSQPLCNEDGSVWVTFNGEIFNYLELRPELERRGHRFRTHSDTEVIVHAYEEYGTDCVQHFNGQFAFVIYDKRNAKIFAARDRLGIRPMFYTVCDGRFYFASEIKAIFCDPNVPRRFDLKGLDETFTWWTSAPPRTLFENINELEAGCSLEIEHGKLRTGRYWSMLFPTTFDYSRPVDSYAEELHALLVDAVRLQLRADVPVGAYLSGGLDSSVTTALVKHFTPNRIETFSVTFDDKAFDESAYQNQMAEYLGTNHHTVCATYRSIAEAFPRVIWHTERPVVRTAPTPLYLLSDLVRRTDFKVVLTGEGSDEMLAGYDLFKETIIRAFWAKNPDSKWRPALLRKLYPTLPGQGPQAGFYLEQFYKIGLDQPDTYCFSHLPRISTTTKIKDFFSGDVKAAVDDHDALRAFQSDLPDGFDRWHHLAKAQYLEARSLLSGYLLSSQGDRVCAGNSIEGRYPFLDHRVAEFAATIPPGYKIFGLNEKYVLKKAMARELPPEITKRVKQPYMAPDSNCFVQDDSPAYVAELLSREALEKTGLFHAPSVERLVAKCRRSAGKHLSFKDNMSFVGILSTQLLAHHYIHAYRRPEPALREAFTVWHDESAATGRNV
- a CDS encoding class I adenylate-forming enzyme family protein, translating into MNVADLLTRAAAARPGHTAAIASGERLTFGQWWQRSCALSERIRSLGLPERSHIALLFENSIEYLISFFAVFQAGHVAVPLDTSLAPDKLNDIIKDSEAVVLFVQGRFRRHLAKIVEGNESVRHLFSDKPLSGVIDWIPGETIGDIIASADTIPLPDAPDESAFAESGRHDLAAIFYTSGSTGVSKGVMLSHGNLVSNTLATVEYLRLTERDSVMVILPFYYIYGNSLLLTHVACGGSLIIDNRFMYPEVVLDAMEEHQATGFSGVPSHFMILLNGSSFVKRKLEHLRYFTQAGGAMAPEVIRQLIDAFGHKEIFIMYGQTEAAPRVTWLPPERLVDKLGSIGVEVPGVTVEILDESGMPVPVNQTGELVVSGPNVMMGYFKQPEETAQVLKGGKLYTGDLARKDEDGYYFITGRRREIIKSGGNRVSAKEVEERILEHERVAEVAVFGVPDNILGEAIKAVIVTKNGGTLSEKDIQTHCQKTLAVHKIPRFVVFVDSLPKLQSGKVNKLLLKEQHASGVV
- a CDS encoding glutathione peroxidase, giving the protein MTRLYFAFVILLSATGPAIAVAADSAQQTSPGNTENSPMKTATYTSIPFETITGEKTSLDAYRGKVILIVNTASKCGYTPQYDGLERLYREYKDSGLVVIGFPANNFGAQEPGTNEQIIEFCQTTFDVTFPMMAKVSVKGDDKHPLFKYLTEESSLPGEIAWNFNKFLLDRDGCLIARYESKVTPQSDELVEKVRELIRKEG
- the nadE gene encoding NAD(+) synthase; translated protein: MAFTKDSLRIDAAKVADQLCQTLREQIRRDLKKTGAVVGISGGIDSSVCAALAARALGPKRVVGIMMPETDSSPESERLARELAATFGFETIKENISAGLAGLGCYQRRDEAVKSVFPEFDDTYTSKITIPSNILEKESFNFFNLTIANKAGEKTKRLPLEAYLQIVAASNLKQRLRMTTLYYHAEKRNWAVVGTGNKDEHMQGFFVKYGDGGADLKPIAHLFKIQVYQLAEYLGVPQGIIKRTPTTDTYSAEVTQEEFFFGLDFYTMDMLWHAMETGVPAAEAARVLGIGTDQAEKGYANIQRKITATEYLRLAPLEAK